The DNA window GGCGCCCCGCTGGACGAAGACTTGGTGGTGGAGGCGCTGGACGCCACGCTGGCTCCGCTCTCGCAGCAGCGCCCCGTGGACCGCGCGACGGGAGGCTTCTCCCTCTCGCTGGCCCCCGAGGTCGCGCACATGAACACGGTGCTGTTGCGGGTGTCGGCCGCGGGTGAAGGCTCGCTCCTGCCACAGCAGACCTTCACCGTGGACCCGCGTGCCCCGCTTCCCGCGCCACTGGAGCTGGGCGACTTCGGGACACCCGTGCGTGTCTCGGGCCGGGTGGTGTCCTTGGATGGCCGGCCCGTGGTCGGAGCACGCGTGTCGCTTCGAGGGCGCGTGAGTGGTGGAGGCACCTTCCAGAGTCCTGTGACGAAGACAGGGACCGAGGGCCGCTTCGAGCTGCGCTCCCTGCCCAGCCCCAATGAGTCACCCCTCCAGTTGGTGGTGGTTCCTCCGGCCTCTTCGAGCGCGGGGCTCACCGTCGCGCCCGCCGTGGTGGCCCGCTCCGACACGGTGTTGTCGGACATCGTTTGCGTGAACCGGCGCGTGGCACGGGGGCGGCTCTTTCAACAGGACGGCATCACCCCCGCCGCGGGCGTGCGGTTGAGCGCGGAGCCGGTGGAGGCCATTCCAGGACGACTGCTGCCGCCCAACCTCGCCTCCGAGACCATCACCGATGGGTCCGGCGAGTACATCCTGCGGTTGGATCCCGCGCTCTATCGCCTGGATGTGGTGCCAGGAGAGAACCTGCCCCGCGTCAGCCGCTTCATCTCGATGCTCCCGGGCGACGACTCGACGGAGCAGACCGTGCCTTCCTTCGGACTCCAGCGCGGGCGCACCCTGCACGGGCGCGTGCTGCTCAGGGGACGGGAGCCCGGGGTCCCACCGGGCATGCCCTTCGCGTCCATCCGCTTCTATCGGGTCGTGAACGTCGAGGGCCGGCCCGCCTCCGTGCTGCTGGCCCAGTCGGTGACGGACACGCTCGGCCGCTACACGGCGCTGCTGCCCGTGCGCTGAGGTCCGCGACGCCTCAAGGCGCCTGCGCCGCGGGGTTGTTGGCGGCGGCCTTGAAGGCCGCATGGAACGCGTCCACCGTGCCGCCGACTTCGTCCGCGTACTGCACCGCGTGCGTGGTGTAGAGGTCCAACACGACTTCCAGCCGGCCGTACACCGTGCGCAGCGGCGCACGCTCGCGGGCCTGGAGGTCGCACTCGGACTCGCGCACGCGCAGCCGCTGCATCCACTCCGTCCGGAAGCGCATCCATTCCTGGTCGGTGTCGCGGGCGGGTGACACTCGCACCAGCTTCTCGCGTCCGGCTTCCAGCTCGTCCCAGAGCGCTCGCGCGCCCGCGAGACAGTCCCGGTAGCTGAGCGCCTGGGCGGCGGGAGGGAGCTTCTCCGGCGTCATGGCCGCCACCGAGCGGCTCACGTTCCAGAGAATCCAAATCGAGAAGAGCGCCGTCAGCGTGATGTAGATCCCATACGCGGCACCACGGTAGCGGCGGAAGCGGGGATCTTTCCGGGGGTCGGGGGCGGACACGGGGTCCAGGTCTTATGACTGTGGACCCCGCGAGGCAACGCCTCCGTGTGCCCCCACCCGGTGCCCGGGTGGGGACAAGGGGGACTACTGACCAGCGGGGCTCGCCGCCTGGGGGGTGGAATCGGCCGGAGCCGGAGCCGCCGGGGCTGCGGGCGCCACGCCAGGGCCCGCCGCGTCCGTCCCGCCGCTCATGGCCCGCTTCACGCTGGCGATGCGGCCACGGAACTGCGACTGGTACTGGCTGTTGAGGTAGGCACCGGCCGCGTCACGCGCCGTCTCCAGCGCCTTCTCGTTCTGACCCACCTCCTGGTACGACTGGGCCAGGAGCAGCATGGCGTAGTCGCGCGTCTTGGCGCGGCGATCACCTTCCACGAAGCGGGCCAGCAGGGGCACGGCCTTGTCGTGCTTGCGCAGCTGGTTGTACGCGATGCCCAGATAGAAGGAGGCATCCAGCGCCTGGTCCTGCGGCGGGTTCATGGCCAGGAAGCGCTCCATCTCCGAGACGACCTGGGACATCTCGTTGCGCGTGTAGGCAATCTTGCCACGCGCGAACGCCGCGTCACCCGACTCCCGGCGAAGCGCCGAGGCCCGGTCATTGAGCGCCTGGCGCTCCAGCGAGCTCAGCCGGGACGTGTCCAGCTTCATCAGCGCGTCGATGCCCTTGAGCCGCTCGTCGCCGGGCAGCGAGGTCATCATCTTGTAGACCTCGGCCGCGCCGCGCTGGGCCGTCTGGTGCGCGGACGTCTCCGCCCGCTGCTTCTCCATCTGCCCCGTCAGGTCCGCGGCCATCTTCTCCAGCCGCTCCCGCTCGCTGGTGGCGCTGGAGCTGCGGGCGCTGGTGACCATGATGGCCGCGCCCACGACGATGACCGCGAACAGCACGTAGGCCGCCGCGGAGGACACCCACTGACGCCGCTGGAAGTCCTCGTGCCGCTTCCCTACCGCCTTCACCTCCGCATGGAGGTTCTTCAGCAGGTTGTCACTCTTGATGACGAGGTTGCGAGCCTCGACGACTTCACGGCGGAGATCCGCCAATTCCTTATCAATCTCGGTCTTCGCCTGCTCTGGC is part of the Myxococcus landrumus genome and encodes:
- a CDS encoding carboxypeptidase-like regulatory domain-containing protein, coding for MRRALPRLLLTLALSWSTGCALLGEEPGKSVLVCRSDSDCSNNEVCFVDGCGDPGQDIVVEVTPNPALGLYAQDFPVGRLRADHNLELFNEASLRGTTLRAMPSATRPYSEPLFVRAVGTSALIPGVARYHEAVVVPDNGKWTMPVAATGQYAVTLLAEDPTVPPLTTLGTVSPGEAVAMQWHFPAANTVVPMQGQVTRHGGAPLDEDLVVEALDATLAPLSQQRPVDRATGGFSLSLAPEVAHMNTVLLRVSAAGEGSLLPQQTFTVDPRAPLPAPLELGDFGTPVRVSGRVVSLDGRPVVGARVSLRGRVSGGGTFQSPVTKTGTEGRFELRSLPSPNESPLQLVVVPPASSSAGLTVAPAVVARSDTVLSDIVCVNRRVARGRLFQQDGITPAAGVRLSAEPVEAIPGRLLPPNLASETITDGSGEYILRLDPALYRLDVVPGENLPRVSRFISMLPGDDSTEQTVPSFGLQRGRTLHGRVLLRGREPGVPPGMPFASIRFYRVVNVEGRPASVLLAQSVTDTLGRYTALLPVR
- a CDS encoding tetratricopeptide repeat protein → MPEQAKTEIDKELADLRREVVEARNLVIKSDNLLKNLHAEVKAVGKRHEDFQRRQWVSSAAAYVLFAVIVVGAAIMVTSARSSSATSERERLEKMAADLTGQMEKQRAETSAHQTAQRGAAEVYKMMTSLPGDERLKGIDALMKLDTSRLSSLERQALNDRASALRRESGDAAFARGKIAYTRNEMSQVVSEMERFLAMNPPQDQALDASFYLGIAYNQLRKHDKAVPLLARFVEGDRRAKTRDYAMLLLAQSYQEVGQNEKALETARDAAGAYLNSQYQSQFRGRIASVKRAMSGGTDAAGPGVAPAAPAAPAPADSTPQAASPAGQ